The Medicago truncatula cultivar Jemalong A17 chromosome 4, MtrunA17r5.0-ANR, whole genome shotgun sequence genome includes a region encoding these proteins:
- the LOC11430219 gene encoding receptor-like protein 9b, with protein sequence MTGLDLSSNNLSGSIPAEIGELREIIALNLSHNRLSGSIPESFSNLINIESLDLSNNNLSGKIPQNLNDLYSLAIFNVSYNKLSGKIPTTMQFANFDENNYRGNSDLCGSVLNISCNDTIFSTLETMQNQTAMDMESFYWGFAASYVTLVIGLAIIILWVNSHWCMAWFYYVDMCIFYCFSRCFKNAFH encoded by the coding sequence ATGACTGGATTGGATTTATCAAGTAATAATTTGAGTGGTAGCATTCCAGCAGAGATCGGAGAACTACGAGAAATCATTGCCTTGAATCTCTCGCACAATCGGTTATCAGGATCAATACCAGAAAGCTTTTCCAATTTGATAAACATTGAAAGTTTAGACCTTTCCAACAATAATTTGAGTGGTAAAATACCTCAAAACCTAAATGATTTATACTCTTTAGCCATATTCAATGTCTCATACAACAAATTGTCTGGGAAAATTCCAACCACAATGCAGTTTGCAAATTTTGATGAGAATAACTATAGAGGTAATTCAGATCTTTGTGGATCTGTTCTCAATATAAGCTGCAATGATACCATTTTCTCAACATTGGAGACAATGCAAAATCAGACTGCAATGGATATGGAGTCCTTCTATTGGGGTTTTGCTGCATCTTATGTCACACTTGTCATTGGGTTGGCAATAATTATTCTTTGGGTTAATTCTCATTGGTGCATGGCTTGGTTCTATTATGTTGATATGTGTATATTTTATTGCTTCTCAAGGTGTTTTAAGAATGCTTTCCATTAG